In the Candidatus Mycosynbacter amalyticus genome, one interval contains:
- a CDS encoding ABC transporter permease: MVNNLFAAKNRILLRELIITDFKLRYQGSALGYAWSMLKPLFLFAILYVVFNQFLKLGRDIEHFPVYLLLGIVLWGFFTEATTNGLNAIIARGDLIRKINFPRYIIVISGTVSALINLAFNLVVVFVFILLNGVHISPMALLVVPLIIELYVFALGLAFFLSALNVKLRDIGYLWDIFLQAAFYATPIIYPVAMVVAESPLAAKLIMLNPIAQTVQDIRYVLVTQDSITLYQLVSGWKVLIPFVIVIVTSIFGVWYFKKRAKTFAEDI, from the coding sequence ATGGTAAATAACTTATTCGCTGCTAAAAACCGCATCTTGCTGCGTGAGCTAATTATTACCGATTTCAAGCTTCGCTATCAGGGATCGGCACTTGGATATGCATGGAGTATGCTCAAACCACTCTTCCTGTTTGCTATTCTCTATGTCGTTTTCAACCAGTTCCTGAAACTCGGTCGCGACATTGAGCACTTCCCGGTCTACTTACTGCTCGGTATTGTGCTATGGGGCTTCTTTACTGAAGCCACTACCAACGGGCTCAACGCGATTATTGCTCGCGGAGATCTGATTCGTAAGATTAATTTCCCACGCTATATAATCGTGATCTCGGGTACCGTGTCGGCACTCATCAACCTCGCTTTCAACCTGGTTGTGGTGTTTGTATTTATCCTACTCAACGGTGTCCATATTAGCCCCATGGCGCTGCTTGTTGTACCACTTATTATTGAGCTGTATGTGTTTGCTCTTGGGTTGGCGTTTTTCCTCTCTGCGCTTAATGTCAAGCTACGGGATATCGGCTACCTCTGGGATATATTTCTACAAGCGGCGTTCTATGCTACACCGATCATCTATCCGGTAGCAATGGTAGTTGCCGAGAGTCCGCTCGCTGCCAAGCTTATTATGCTTAACCCTATCGCACAGACGGTACAGGACATCCGCTATGTACTTGTGACACAAGACAGCATTACTCTTTATCAGCTCGTCAGTGGTTGGAAAGTATTGATTCCATTTGTCATCGTCATAGTAACATCGATATTCGGTGTCTGGTATTTCAAGAAACGAGCCAAGACGTTTGCGGAGGATATATAA
- a CDS encoding ABC transporter ATP-binding protein, which yields MANIQKTPAIVVEDLSKTFRIPTEQSSGIKQAIINRFRGVKGYREFSPLQNVSFTINEGDFFGIVGRNGSGKSTLLKLLAGIYEPNGGSIQTKGTLVPFIELGVGFNPELTGRENVFLNGALLGFSHTDMAKMYDDIVEFAELGDFMEERLKNYSSGMQVRLAFSIAIRADGDILLLDEVLAVGDEAFQRKCNEYFLSLKKRKKTVILVTHDMGAVTKYCTKALLIEKGKIKIEGNPEDVANQYVADNLPADVSKSKDDGKYETGLSKDTPVLRNVAVSKKVVTSDDVFRFSIEYTNHSHKKVYAAFSLLDVRRGGVVYDSGSIEALGGKQTLTFDIPLKWFNSGDFKIISSLRDGANPKKAGVLGFTSDVNSAFFSIRNKGEKSDYALLNGEELQVKRL from the coding sequence GTGGCCAATATACAGAAAACACCGGCGATTGTGGTTGAAGATTTATCGAAGACCTTTCGTATTCCTACGGAGCAAAGTTCTGGCATCAAGCAAGCAATCATTAATCGTTTTCGGGGCGTCAAAGGCTATCGTGAATTCAGTCCACTGCAAAATGTCAGCTTTACAATTAACGAAGGTGACTTCTTTGGTATAGTGGGACGCAACGGCAGTGGTAAGAGTACACTACTTAAGCTTCTAGCGGGTATCTACGAGCCAAATGGTGGTAGCATCCAAACAAAAGGCACACTCGTACCGTTCATTGAGCTGGGCGTCGGCTTCAACCCCGAGCTGACAGGTCGCGAAAATGTATTTCTCAATGGTGCGCTGCTCGGTTTTAGCCACACTGACATGGCGAAAATGTATGATGATATCGTAGAATTTGCCGAGTTGGGTGATTTTATGGAAGAGCGCCTCAAGAACTATTCTAGTGGCATGCAGGTGCGCCTAGCATTCTCTATTGCGATCCGTGCCGATGGCGATATTCTACTGCTCGACGAAGTACTGGCCGTAGGTGACGAAGCGTTTCAGCGTAAATGCAACGAATATTTCCTCAGCCTCAAAAAACGTAAAAAGACCGTCATCCTGGTAACACATGATATGGGGGCGGTGACTAAGTATTGTACAAAGGCTTTGCTGATTGAGAAGGGTAAAATCAAGATCGAAGGCAACCCTGAAGATGTTGCAAACCAGTACGTTGCCGACAATTTACCGGCCGACGTGAGCAAAAGCAAGGATGACGGTAAATATGAGACCGGACTGAGCAAAGATACGCCAGTACTGCGTAATGTTGCTGTGTCAAAAAAGGTCGTGACAAGTGACGACGTATTTCGTTTCTCGATTGAATACACGAATCATTCGCATAAGAAAGTCTATGCGGCGTTTTCCCTGCTCGATGTACGGCGAGGCGGTGTGGTATATGACAGCGGTTCCATAGAAGCACTTGGAGGCAAGCAGACTCTGACGTTTGACATACCACTCAAATGGTTCAACAGTGGTGATTTCAAAATTATTTCGTCGCTGCGAGATGGTGCCAACCCCAAAAAAGCCGGCGTACTTGGTTTTACAAGTGATGTGAATTCTGCATTTTTCTCTATACGCAACAAAGGCGAGAAATCGGATTACGCGCTATTAAACGGGGAAGAGTTGCAGGTTAAGCGACTGTAA
- a CDS encoding glycosyltransferase family 2 protein, with the protein MKTPLVSAIITCYNYGEFVGEAIESLLAQTYSNIEIIAIDDGSTDNSLQVINKYQSNLRVISRANHGIVYTRNEGLRIAKGEYAVFLDADDFFDKGYIEQMVAIAEKTHADVVYPNWHVFGDQEYRTEFAEFDVQKLIKQELHCTAESLIRRSATVDHEFESVAIAEDWDYFLGLALAGKKFVLAADSYINYRVRTGTRATTKTLWENMYDFCAILEKWQQKYPDVVNHLDLPIGCGMQRDGQIDELKQKLATSEAMVKKQDQDARQMRHEISRLDKDIHKIYRSKKYRIGETIARPLALVKKPHRETK; encoded by the coding sequence ATGAAGACACCGCTCGTATCTGCAATTATCACCTGCTATAACTATGGGGAGTTTGTAGGCGAGGCAATAGAGAGTCTACTAGCACAAACATATAGCAATATCGAGATCATCGCTATAGATGACGGATCGACAGATAACTCGTTGCAGGTTATCAATAAGTACCAGAGTAATCTACGGGTTATTAGTCGCGCAAATCACGGGATTGTCTATACTCGCAACGAAGGATTACGAATAGCAAAAGGTGAGTATGCAGTATTTCTCGATGCAGACGACTTCTTCGATAAGGGATATATCGAGCAGATGGTTGCTATTGCCGAAAAGACTCATGCTGATGTAGTGTATCCAAACTGGCATGTGTTTGGCGACCAAGAATATCGCACTGAGTTTGCCGAGTTTGACGTGCAAAAGCTCATCAAACAGGAGCTGCACTGTACGGCTGAGTCATTGATCCGACGCAGCGCCACGGTGGATCATGAGTTTGAAAGTGTTGCTATTGCCGAAGATTGGGATTATTTCCTAGGGCTTGCGCTAGCTGGCAAGAAGTTTGTGTTGGCGGCGGATTCATATATCAACTACCGGGTCCGTACTGGTACGCGAGCAACCACTAAGACACTCTGGGAGAATATGTACGATTTCTGCGCCATCCTAGAGAAATGGCAACAGAAATACCCAGACGTCGTGAATCATCTAGATCTCCCTATCGGCTGCGGTATGCAGCGCGATGGCCAGATAGATGAACTCAAACAGAAACTTGCCACTAGCGAAGCTATGGTAAAGAAACAGGATCAAGACGCGCGGCAAATGAGGCATGAAATCTCTCGCTTAGACAAGGATATTCACAAAATTTATCGCTCAAAGAAATATCGAATCGGTGAAACTATCGCTCGCCCACTCGCCCTTGTGAAGAAACCACATCGCGAAACGAAGTAG
- a CDS encoding polysaccharide pyruvyl transferase family protein, producing MRYISELLTRVGRRLDRRHYSHADGAILTLTGYFNYGNVIQRYALQQFLVQHGHKFVSYVDTHSAPHDHYRITRRSRLKTPARAIKRFLRSQRPYWYVPSLYDIHPESHRIGHIIEFVNDNIWIKPFDPKDTFGHYVVGSDQVWRNWWNNSETLGYYFLDFLEGREVNRVAYAASFGMEQIGDAMTPDDIEYVRPHIQLFDSLSVREETGVDIVFDTWGRDDVVNTVDPTLLLSRNDYSTLIDKSAASDEQVQPVFTYIIDQTTKEKAFISRMKRYYGVAKATEIRTHGGAENDTLPPMELWLKGFRDSDLVVTNSYHGLLFSVINNTNFIVVGRTHGGLSRLHSFLSEYGLESRFVDETALDAFDPSSLDTIDWTHINSQLDKRRTQSGDWLLQSLN from the coding sequence TTGAGGTATATTAGCGAGCTACTGACTCGAGTAGGCAGGCGCCTCGATCGTCGCCACTATAGTCATGCTGACGGTGCAATATTGACTCTCACGGGGTATTTCAATTACGGTAATGTTATTCAGCGCTATGCGCTACAACAATTCCTCGTTCAGCATGGCCATAAATTTGTATCGTATGTCGATACGCATTCGGCGCCACACGATCATTACAGGATCACTCGGCGGAGTCGCCTCAAAACTCCTGCCCGAGCAATTAAACGCTTCCTTAGGTCGCAGCGGCCATACTGGTACGTGCCATCACTCTATGATATACACCCAGAATCGCATCGTATCGGACATATCATCGAATTCGTAAACGATAATATATGGATCAAGCCGTTTGACCCCAAAGATACGTTTGGACACTATGTAGTTGGTTCTGATCAGGTATGGCGCAACTGGTGGAATAATAGTGAGACACTTGGCTACTACTTTCTCGATTTCTTAGAGGGTCGCGAGGTAAACCGTGTAGCATATGCAGCGAGCTTCGGTATGGAGCAGATCGGCGATGCTATGACGCCAGACGACATCGAATACGTACGACCCCACATACAGCTATTTGATAGCCTTTCGGTGCGCGAGGAGACGGGCGTCGATATAGTGTTCGATACATGGGGGCGCGACGACGTCGTGAATACTGTCGATCCGACACTTTTGCTTTCACGAAATGACTACTCTACTCTCATAGACAAAAGCGCGGCGTCGGACGAACAAGTGCAGCCAGTCTTTACTTATATTATCGACCAGACCACAAAAGAAAAAGCGTTCATCTCGCGGATGAAGCGATATTACGGTGTGGCAAAGGCGACCGAGATTCGAACACATGGTGGCGCAGAAAATGATACACTGCCTCCTATGGAGTTATGGCTCAAAGGGTTTCGCGACAGCGATCTCGTCGTCACCAATTCCTACCATGGCCTGCTGTTCTCTGTCATTAACAACACAAACTTTATCGTAGTAGGTCGCACTCACGGTGGCTTATCGCGTCTGCATAGCTTTCTGTCTGAATATGGACTCGAAAGCCGGTTTGTCGACGAAACTGCACTTGATGCGTTTGACCCAAGTTCGCTAGATACTATCGACTGGACACACATTAATTCGCAGCTGGATAAGCGTCGCACGCAGAGTGGCGACTGGCTACTTCAGAGTCTCAACTAA
- a CDS encoding glycosyltransferase family 2 protein, protein MIKQTVYQYGKKVYKRMPEGAKKRFHKASQKALYSHHTTNIPVVGPSKESIRDWIAAHKRPVSIVIPSYNDYPLLKACIESIYDTCAHLEYEIIVSDDYCQPENRELLKTLESDRVKVVFREERGGFAKNVNTGMKHAKHDILLLNSDIIALPDWLDVLQYSAYAIDEKIGMVSPKLVYPDGRIQYGGTYHARVIAPQWFGHKYVGRAASDIQTCVPGYNRTISGACAYIRREVYEELGGLDENFWLGFEDVDYGLQAWAKQYRCYYNPASILIHYESATRGYSQGKRELASMRYFWRRWEKLFINRPSLVSTKGTLKLDYVISDAAPALWRSYVEQQVHEMDKFGHDAVLHVIEAGQPDELLIDSIGTRESLKITCDYGAADTVWLSALEHGRAVYLLPDIESTQFPHDRNQQVTIVAGYQPEFNYITPNRWAANQLQAETAWESSARVVPALDLAHKQMARKKLIMTFDLDDKSRATVETQASVNGLKVAHHTTTDMSVEKLAELRGQVPMFVVQGKVFTNSFVSLALMSLGGVLLSPMEDKARYEVMDGYNSLSFKDRAQLAKTINDLHDDEINRTELTANAQQTITLYAGRSSRDTEAALQLIAESLL, encoded by the coding sequence GTGATCAAGCAAACAGTCTATCAATACGGCAAAAAAGTCTATAAACGGATGCCCGAGGGTGCAAAGAAACGGTTTCATAAGGCCAGCCAGAAGGCGCTCTATTCCCACCACACTACAAACATCCCTGTAGTGGGTCCGTCGAAGGAGTCTATACGTGACTGGATCGCAGCTCATAAACGGCCTGTAAGTATCGTCATCCCGAGCTATAATGACTATCCACTACTAAAAGCTTGTATCGAGAGCATCTATGACACCTGCGCGCACCTAGAATACGAGATAATTGTATCCGACGATTACTGTCAGCCGGAAAACCGTGAATTGCTTAAGACACTCGAATCCGACAGGGTGAAAGTGGTCTTCCGCGAAGAGCGCGGTGGCTTCGCCAAAAACGTCAATACCGGCATGAAACATGCGAAACACGACATCCTGCTACTCAATAGCGATATCATTGCCTTGCCGGATTGGCTCGATGTATTGCAATACAGCGCCTACGCAATAGATGAGAAGATCGGTATGGTAAGTCCTAAACTCGTGTATCCAGATGGTCGTATTCAGTACGGCGGCACTTATCACGCACGAGTTATTGCGCCGCAGTGGTTTGGGCATAAATATGTTGGCCGAGCAGCAAGTGATATTCAAACATGTGTGCCGGGTTATAACCGTACTATCTCTGGTGCCTGCGCATACATCCGCCGCGAGGTGTACGAAGAGCTCGGCGGGCTCGATGAAAATTTCTGGCTAGGGTTTGAAGATGTCGACTACGGTTTGCAAGCCTGGGCCAAGCAGTATCGCTGCTACTATAACCCGGCATCTATCCTGATCCACTATGAATCGGCCACACGTGGTTATAGTCAGGGCAAGCGAGAATTGGCGTCAATGCGCTATTTCTGGCGACGCTGGGAGAAGCTTTTCATTAATCGCCCATCACTAGTATCAACAAAAGGCACACTTAAGCTTGACTACGTAATTAGTGATGCCGCACCTGCGCTATGGCGCAGCTATGTTGAGCAGCAGGTGCATGAGATGGATAAATTTGGTCACGACGCGGTGCTACATGTTATCGAGGCGGGACAGCCGGATGAACTGTTGATTGACTCAATCGGCACGCGTGAGTCGCTCAAAATCACCTGCGACTATGGTGCTGCAGATACTGTATGGTTGAGCGCGCTCGAACATGGTCGTGCCGTCTACTTGTTGCCAGATATAGAATCAACTCAATTCCCTCATGATCGCAACCAACAAGTGACGATTGTTGCTGGCTACCAGCCTGAGTTTAACTACATTACGCCGAATCGTTGGGCGGCCAATCAGCTGCAAGCTGAAACGGCATGGGAGTCATCGGCTCGCGTCGTGCCGGCACTTGACCTTGCTCATAAACAGATGGCACGCAAGAAACTTATTATGACTTTTGATCTCGACGATAAAAGCCGGGCGACAGTGGAGACACAAGCTAGCGTCAACGGCCTTAAGGTCGCTCATCACACTACAACTGATATGTCGGTCGAGAAGCTTGCGGAGCTTCGGGGGCAAGTTCCTATGTTTGTTGTGCAGGGCAAAGTATTTACTAATAGTTTCGTGAGCTTAGCGCTGATGTCACTCGGCGGTGTGTTGCTCTCGCCCATGGAGGACAAGGCGCGTTACGAAGTGATGGATGGGTATAACTCACTATCATTCAAAGATCGAGCGCAGCTTGCGAAGACGATCAACGACTTGCATGACGATGAGATAAATCGCACAGAACTTACTGCTAATGCGCAGCAAACGATTACACTATATGCAGGCCGTTCGTCTCGCGATACGGAAGCGGCGCTGCAGCTTATCGCAGAATCGTTGTTGTAG
- a CDS encoding glycosyltransferase, with protein sequence MSKTNTTRVLVISPDVVGKKMAGPGMRYVEVARVLGGEFDTTLAIGIEGSTALDPIEGVKLASYNHIDQLKTLIDSSDVLFCQMFDRNAATYAIEQGKRIVYDFYNALPVETVGAEKISGFTNPADKDREYIELLRYFRFCCQTGSYFVCSNERQRDWWLGFMMANQGLLPSNLDTREVQDIIGYATFGMEAGEPQQTHHPIKGKLTGKNDFVLLWAGGIWDWFDAITPITAVANLAKQHPDIKLVFYGVVHPNKHVGRPKNVDRSIEHAKKLGVYQKNVIFLEDWVPAGERSNYLLDADVAISSHIESLETRYAFRTRILDHFWAKLPSIVTSGDWFADYISSHNLGITTPCKDVNATEAAILSLYENKQQYKDIVANIETAREDWRWGNTLKDLSNYIRHYDARAPRKLDEITRAESITPPITTTSYLKQTRPVKALKKTPVWGVAKRAYHTVKKR encoded by the coding sequence ATGAGTAAAACCAACACGACACGAGTGCTCGTCATCTCACCGGATGTTGTCGGCAAAAAAATGGCCGGACCTGGCATGCGGTATGTCGAGGTAGCTCGCGTGCTTGGCGGAGAATTCGATACAACTCTCGCTATCGGCATAGAAGGCAGTACGGCGCTTGATCCAATCGAAGGAGTTAAGCTCGCATCATATAATCACATCGATCAGCTTAAAACGCTTATTGATAGTAGTGATGTACTTTTTTGCCAAATGTTCGATCGCAATGCAGCAACCTACGCCATTGAGCAGGGCAAGCGTATTGTGTATGACTTCTACAACGCCCTCCCTGTTGAAACTGTCGGTGCCGAGAAGATTAGTGGATTTACTAATCCGGCCGATAAAGATAGAGAGTACATCGAGCTGCTTCGCTATTTTCGCTTCTGCTGCCAAACCGGTAGTTATTTCGTATGCTCCAACGAGCGCCAGCGCGACTGGTGGCTCGGCTTCATGATGGCTAATCAAGGTCTCCTACCAAGCAATCTTGACACCCGTGAAGTCCAAGACATCATCGGTTATGCAACGTTTGGCATGGAGGCGGGTGAGCCACAACAAACTCACCATCCGATAAAAGGTAAACTGACCGGCAAAAACGACTTCGTCCTACTATGGGCGGGTGGTATCTGGGACTGGTTCGACGCCATCACTCCCATTACTGCCGTTGCAAATCTTGCGAAACAGCACCCCGACATCAAACTCGTCTTCTACGGTGTCGTTCACCCCAACAAGCATGTCGGCCGACCAAAAAACGTCGACCGCTCAATCGAGCACGCCAAAAAACTCGGTGTATATCAAAAAAACGTCATCTTCCTCGAGGACTGGGTACCTGCAGGCGAGCGGTCTAACTATCTACTTGATGCCGACGTAGCAATTTCTTCGCATATCGAATCACTCGAGACTCGGTACGCATTTCGTACTCGTATTCTGGATCATTTCTGGGCCAAACTCCCAAGTATCGTCACGAGTGGCGACTGGTTTGCGGATTATATCAGCTCTCACAACCTTGGTATTACGACCCCTTGTAAAGACGTTAACGCCACCGAAGCAGCTATTTTATCGCTCTATGAGAATAAGCAGCAGTACAAAGATATTGTTGCGAATATCGAAACGGCTCGCGAAGATTGGCGCTGGGGAAATACACTAAAAGACCTCTCTAACTATATTCGCCATTATGACGCGCGCGCGCCGCGCAAACTCGATGAAATTACTCGTGCAGAGTCGATTACTCCTCCGATTACTACGACAAGTTATCTTAAGCAAACCCGTCCAGTGAAAGCCCTCAAAAAGACACCCGTGTGGGGCGTGGCAAAGCGTGCATATCATACGGTAAAAAAGCGCTAG
- a CDS encoding YfhO family protein, with translation MWKRYKRDIYALLVIVICIVLANSISIFLTNPNPVLKRSGLPLMGQTDYTRYIDGDNTIDPNDGYTKQALGTAAARQVQAGDMPYWNHDEGIGFPLLANAQSAALFPLTLLLTVQGGFLLFQLALELIAGVGMYLFLRKLELDRRASTVGGVLFGLCGTFAWLANAVCNPVAFLPWMLLGIEYLRNGTARTRHPLCIGVIFSLSLALSLYAGFPETAYLNGLFVLGWALVRTVGLEGSRWRYYMNLGLSGCVGLLLAAPAIVPFVQTLSVSHLGVHDGEALKHAGLSWAGLPMMFVPYVYGAMSDAGSIELLGTWFSIGGYVTFAALLLALLGMFATKYPRAVRVFLVVWAVVVTARIFAAPLITDILSVLPAMKETAVYRYLTPTVVCAVVILAAMALDHVAHRGVSRKMRYTFGAGTATFVIVIALIVWSQIPGNTDTTNYKRWLILSVGIAGVVVGAISYLVYAPRRHRRIALALVTVVVIAEAVVLFAIPQLAATKRPAQVEDGAVQFLRTNLDQQRFISFGPIQANYGSYFGIAQVNNNDLPVPTLWADHITNKLAPEAGDPVNFTGVYSTDLAKHPPIQEFLANIDEYRKIGVKYAVFGENGITEAQAASAGLVRVYDRNTVWVYELPHPAPYAESDLCTIQAQTRDQMTAYCHEAGTLVRRELFYPGWQATVDGHQVDIQQESDIFQKISLPKGESKITFYYAPPNIVWSWILCACACGILIGTLLWRRLR, from the coding sequence ATGTGGAAGCGATATAAGCGTGATATCTACGCGTTGCTTGTGATTGTGATCTGTATTGTGCTGGCAAACAGCATTTCGATTTTTCTGACGAACCCAAATCCGGTCTTGAAGCGCTCTGGTTTGCCGCTTATGGGTCAGACCGACTACACACGCTATATTGACGGTGACAACACGATAGACCCGAACGACGGTTACACCAAACAGGCGCTCGGAACAGCAGCAGCTCGTCAGGTGCAAGCGGGCGATATGCCTTACTGGAATCATGACGAGGGGATTGGATTTCCATTACTTGCAAACGCACAGTCGGCGGCACTGTTCCCGTTGACGCTACTACTTACGGTGCAGGGTGGTTTTTTGCTGTTTCAGCTGGCACTGGAGCTTATAGCTGGCGTCGGAATGTATCTTTTCTTGCGCAAATTGGAACTGGATCGTCGCGCTTCTACGGTGGGCGGCGTACTCTTTGGCTTGTGCGGCACATTTGCATGGCTCGCCAATGCCGTCTGTAATCCCGTGGCGTTTTTGCCGTGGATGTTGCTGGGTATTGAGTATCTACGAAATGGTACAGCACGGACACGACATCCGCTATGTATAGGTGTCATTTTTTCGCTTAGTCTCGCACTATCGCTCTACGCGGGCTTTCCAGAGACAGCCTATCTCAACGGTCTTTTTGTACTCGGCTGGGCACTTGTGCGTACTGTAGGGTTAGAGGGTTCGAGATGGCGATATTACATGAACCTTGGGTTGTCTGGATGTGTGGGGCTGCTGCTAGCGGCTCCAGCTATTGTGCCGTTTGTGCAGACTCTCTCAGTTTCGCATCTCGGAGTGCACGACGGTGAGGCGCTGAAGCACGCAGGCCTGAGCTGGGCGGGGCTTCCGATGATGTTTGTGCCGTATGTATACGGGGCGATGTCGGACGCGGGGTCAATCGAACTGCTAGGCACTTGGTTTAGCATTGGCGGCTACGTCACGTTTGCTGCATTGCTACTGGCACTACTTGGGATGTTCGCCACGAAGTACCCACGCGCAGTGCGAGTGTTCTTGGTAGTATGGGCAGTGGTAGTGACGGCTAGAATTTTTGCCGCACCACTTATTACGGACATCCTGAGTGTATTGCCCGCTATGAAGGAGACGGCTGTATATCGGTACCTCACACCTACAGTGGTGTGTGCGGTAGTGATTCTTGCGGCGATGGCGCTTGATCATGTGGCTCATAGGGGGGTATCGCGCAAGATGCGCTATACGTTTGGTGCGGGTACGGCTACGTTTGTGATTGTCATCGCGCTGATCGTGTGGAGCCAGATCCCGGGCAATACCGACACGACAAATTATAAGCGTTGGCTGATATTATCTGTTGGGATTGCGGGTGTCGTAGTAGGCGCAATTTCGTATCTCGTGTATGCGCCACGTCGACATAGACGTATAGCGCTGGCGCTTGTTACTGTAGTAGTGATCGCGGAGGCTGTAGTGCTATTCGCAATCCCACAGCTTGCCGCGACTAAGCGACCAGCGCAAGTTGAAGATGGAGCGGTACAATTCTTGCGTACCAACTTGGATCAGCAGCGTTTCATCTCGTTTGGGCCGATCCAGGCAAACTACGGTTCTTATTTTGGTATCGCTCAGGTCAATAATAACGATCTACCTGTGCCGACACTGTGGGCAGATCATATCACCAACAAGCTTGCGCCGGAGGCGGGTGATCCGGTCAATTTCACCGGCGTATACTCCACGGATCTCGCGAAACATCCACCTATTCAGGAGTTTTTGGCCAATATCGACGAATATCGCAAGATCGGGGTAAAGTACGCTGTATTCGGAGAAAATGGTATCACGGAGGCGCAGGCGGCCTCGGCTGGCTTGGTGCGTGTATATGATCGCAACACGGTCTGGGTTTATGAATTGCCGCACCCGGCGCCATATGCCGAGTCTGACCTCTGCACGATCCAGGCGCAGACGCGAGATCAGATGACGGCATACTGCCACGAAGCGGGTACATTGGTGCGTCGAGAGCTGTTTTATCCGGGGTGGCAGGCTACTGTCGACGGGCACCAGGTTGATATTCAGCAAGAGTCGGATATATTCCAGAAGATATCTCTGCCGAAGGGTGAGTCGAAGATTACCTTCTACTATGCCCCTCCTAATATAGTATGGAGTTGGATATTGTGTGCGTGTGCGTGTGGCATACTGATAGGGACGCTGTTGTGGCGACGGCTCAGGTGA